The genomic region TCACGATGGTGAAATAGCTGCCGCGAATGCCGCCGAAGAACAGGAAATAGCCGATGATGGCGGCGACGAAGGCTGCACCTGCCACCGCCCCCATGATGCCGAGCAGGCTGCCGAAGGGTATGGCGTCGTTAAGCGTGACCAGCGCCATGATGTAGCCGCCGATGCCGAAGAAGGCAGCGTGGCCGAAACACAGGATGCCGGTGCGGCCCCAGAAGAAGTCGAGGCTGGCCGCAAACAGGCCGAAGATCAGCGCGTCGCGGATCACCGTGAGCTGATAGCCGTCGGCGAAGAAGGGATAGATGACGGCGAGTGCCACGCAGACGGCGAAGATCAGCAGCCAGTTGCGGTCCCGGGCGATCATCGCGACGCTCCGTTGAAAAGACCGTTGGGTCGCAGCCGCACGGCAACGATGGCGGCGAGCAGCACGATCGCCTGCGCCAGCGATGGCGAGATCTGGTAGTTCAGCACACTGGTCAGCCCGCCCACGAAGACGCTGCCGGCAACGAGGCCGCCGATCGAGCCGACACCGCCGACAATGACGACGAAGAAGGCGTTCGCGAGATAGTTCACCCCCATTTGCGGCAGCACGATCGCCAGCGGCGCGACCAGCCCGCCGGCGAGGCCGGCGATGGCAGCGCCGAAGGTGAAGGCGATGGCATAAGTGCGCCGCGTGTTGATGCCGACGCCTTCGGCCATTTCGCGGTTCTGGATCACGGTGCGGATGTCGAGCCCGAACGATGTCCTGCCGATCAGCAGGATGACGCCCAGCAAGGTCAGCATGGCTATCCCGATCAGGATCAGCCGGTAGGCCGGATAGACGGTGAAGAAGAGATCGAACGTGCCCTCGATCGGCGGCGTCACCGGCTTGGCGCCGAGACCGAAGGTCAGCTCCAGCCCTTGCTGCAGGATCAGGCTGACGCCCCAGGTGGCGAGCACGGTCGAGACCGGCCGCGAATAGAGATGGCGTATGATGGCGAACTCGAGGATGCAGCCGACCACGGCGCCGGCGATGGGGGCGGCCGCCAGCCCCAACCAGAAGGAACCACCCATGCTCTGGACGAAATAGACCGCGAAGGCGCCGACGGTGACGAACTCGCCATGCGCCAGGTTGGTCACGTTCATCAGCCCGAAGCTGATCGCCAGCCCGAGCCCGACCAGCATCAGGATGCTGATCAGCGTCAGCGCATTGAGGAGTGTGGTGACCAGAAAATCCATCGCGTCAGGCCGCGCTGGCGAGGCGTTGGCGCAAGCCCGCGAGCAGGCCCTCGGCGGCATCGATCACATCAGCCTGATGCGGCTGCAACTCCTGCCCGGCCCATTCGTCGATATGGTCCGACAATGGGTCGACCACTTCGGTGCGGTGATTGGCCAGCGTCTCGATGACGGCATGGCCGCAGAACGGTACATAGCCCTCCGAATAGCCGCCTTCATGGGTCATCATCAGGCGTCCCTGCGATGTCTCGGCCGCCAGCGCCACCATGCGCGCGGCAAGTCGCCGGAAGCATTCGCTGTTGAGCATCATGCGGCCGAGCGGATCGAAGCCGGATGCATCGAAACCCGAAGCGACGATGACGAGGTCCGGCTTGTAGGCGCGCAGCGCGGGGGCGACGATGCGGTCGAAGGTCGCTTCATAGGCGCCGGTGCCGCTGCCGGCGGGCAAGGGTATGTTGATATTGTAGCCTTCGCCTTCGCCCTTGCCGTTGTCGCCCAGCGCGCCGCGGCCGGTCGGGTAGAGATTGTCCTGGTGCACGGAAATGGTCAGCACCGACGGGTCGGAATAAAACACTGTCTCGGTGCCGTTGCCGTGATGCACGTCCCAGTCGACTACCGCCGCGCGGCCGAGCAGCCCTTCATGCTGCAGCCGGCGTACGGACACGCCGATGTTGGAGAACAGGCAGTTGCCCATGGCCTGGTCGGGCTCCGCATGGTGCCCCGGTGGCCGCGCCAGCGCATAGGCGTTGTCGACGCGGCCGGTCAGCACGGCACGCATGGCGGCGTAGGTGGTCCCAGCCGAAAGCAGGGCGATGTCGAAACTGTTGAGGCCGATCGGGGCCTGCGGTCCGGCAAAGCCGGAACCGCGTTCGCTGAGGGTGCGGATATCGTCGACATGGCGTTGAGTGTGCACGCGAAGCAGGTCTTCGATCGAGACGGGCTCGGGAATGATCGGCACCAGATGGCGCGCCAGGCCGCTGACCTGGATGAGGTTGTTCAGCCGACGCTTCGATCCCGGCGATTCCAGGTGTCGGCCGGGTTCCACGAAACGGCCGGGAGGCATCATGTCGGCGCTGGAGCCGGTGTCATGCCACATCAGCTGTTCGTGAAAAACGTAACCTGTCGCCATCCGCAGCGTCCTCTAATGCATGTCGCCCAAAAGTGACCTCGGTTTTGGGAGAACGACATGCATAAAAACAAAAGATCTAAAGCGCGTCGCATGAATCCGTTTCAACGCGATGCGCTTTAGAAACCAAGCGACGCTAGCAGGCTAACGATCACATGGCCCGACCCGAAAGAGGGGCTGTGCCTGGTATCTACGCCCCTCCTTTCGGAGGGGTAGGGACGCCAGTGGCGCCTTGCGCGGCGCGCACTGCCTGGACGCGGTTCGTTACCGCCAGCTTGCCGAAAATGTTCTTCAGATGCCACTTCACGGTGGTCTCGCTCACCGACAGGGCAAGCGCGATATCACGGTTGGACATGCCCTCGGTGAGATATCGCAGCAGTTCGGACTCGCGCTGGGTGAGTTGTTCTTTCTCGGCTGGTGCTGCCCGTTTGCGCGTCGCCACAGGCATCGTCTGCGCGGCGTCGATGATGCGCGTCGCATAGGCCGAGAGTGCCGGATCGGTTTTTGCCTGAGCCGCGCGCAGCCGCATCAGCCCTTCGACAACAGGCCTCCCCTCGTCAATGAAGGAGCGGATGAAGCCCGACGGCTGCGCAAGGCGCAGCGCGTCGAGCAGATAGCGATCGGCCTCGCGTTGGTCATGGCCGGCGCTGGTTGCCTTGGCGCGCAGGATAAGCGCCAGGATGTGGCGGCGCATGCGCCCACTGTTTTTTGTGCGCTCCGCAAGCGCGTCGAAGACCCTGGCCGCATTGGCATGGGATTTCTCGGCCGTCAGCAAGCGGCCCTCGGCAAAAAACTCGAACTCGTTGGCGGTGGTGATGATCAGCGAAGCCTCCGCCTCTTCGCTGCGATGCTCAGTCAGAAGCGCGCGCGCCTCGGCGTTGCGGTTCTGGTCCAGAAGCACGCGTATACGGTCATGCATGATCATCGATGCCAGGCGGCGGTACACCGTGCCGCGCACCCGCTCATAGACGCGCTCAAGCATGTCTAGCGCGGCTTCGGTGCGACCGGTCAGCTGCAGCACGCGGGCATAGGTGGGCACGCTGGCCAAGGGATAGACGATGACCGCCGCGCCCTCGATCAGCGGTCCGAGATTCTCGACCAGCGTCAGCGCTTCGCCTGACGCATTGGTTTCATAGGCAAGTTCGGCAAGCAGCGTTCCGGCCAGGGCCTCGGCATAGGAGTTTGCACCGATCCGCGCCCTGGCTTCGATGATCGCGTTGCGCAACAACCGTTCCGCGGCCGGCAAACGACCGGCCGAGCGCTCGATGACGGCCATGTAGCAATTAGCGATGGTGACGCCGAGCAGGCTGCCGCTTCTCTCATGCGCCTTGCGCGCCGCGTCCACCGCCGCGCGCGCGCCTTCGAGGTCACCCAGAGCATAGAGATTGTAGCCGATGACATTGGCCGTTGCGCCCTCCATGAACCAGGCGTCAGGCGCGATGACGCGCAAGGCCGCGAGTGCGGAGTCGCGCGCCTGCTCGAACTGTTCCAGCGTGCTGTGGACGGCGGCGGCGAGGACGGCGAGTTCGGCCTCGATTGTGGTACCGGTCAGCGTGCCGGGATCCTTGCCGTCAGTCGGTCCGGTTTCGACCAGCTTGCGCGCATTGGCAAGCGTTTGCCCGGCAATCTCCGGCTGGCTGCTGTGCACCGCCAGCCATAGCACGACCAATTGCAGCCGGATGCGCTGGTCGATCAGTTTCCTGGGCAGCAGCGCCAGCAACTGGCGCACATAAAGCAGCTGGCATTGGGCGATCAACTCGAGCGCATTGTTTTCGACGAACACCGCCGCGCGGGCCTGGTCGCCGGCGGCAAGCGCATGCCCGATGGCCTCGGTCAGCATCCTGCGTTCGCCGAACCATTCGGCGGCGGCCAGATGCAGCGGTGCGATCATCTCGGGCTCACGGCGCTCCATTTCGCGGCTGAGGAAGTCGCGGAACAGATGATGGTAGCGGAACCAGCGGCGCTCCTCGTCGAGCGGCACCAAGAACAGATTGCGGGTCTCGATTTCGGTGATCGCCGCCTCGGCGTCCGCTGCCCGCATCACCGCTCGGCAGGCCTCGGCGCTGAAGCGTTCGAAGATCGAACTGTGGAGCAGGAATTTCGCGATCGCCGGCGGCAGTTGCAGGAACACTTCCCCCATCAGGAAGTCGGCGACATTGCGGTTGGCGCCGGTGAAATTGCCGATGACGGTCTCCGCCGCATGCGCGGCACCGAGCGACAGCGAGGCCAGTTGCAGGCCGGCGGCCCACCCTTCGGTGCGGGAGCACAAGGTTTCGACCGTGCCGCTGCTGACGCTCAAGCCTAGCTTCTCGTTGAAGAAGGCCTCGGCTTCCGAA from Mesorhizobium shangrilense harbors:
- the urtB gene encoding urea ABC transporter permease subunit UrtB, whose translation is MDFLVTTLLNALTLISILMLVGLGLAISFGLMNVTNLAHGEFVTVGAFAVYFVQSMGGSFWLGLAAAPIAGAVVGCILEFAIIRHLYSRPVSTVLATWGVSLILQQGLELTFGLGAKPVTPPIEGTFDLFFTVYPAYRLILIGIAMLTLLGVILLIGRTSFGLDIRTVIQNREMAEGVGINTRRTYAIAFTFGAAIAGLAGGLVAPLAIVLPQMGVNYLANAFFVVIVGGVGSIGGLVAGSVFVGGLTSVLNYQISPSLAQAIVLLAAIVAVRLRPNGLFNGASR
- a CDS encoding class II histone deacetylase, translated to MATGYVFHEQLMWHDTGSSADMMPPGRFVEPGRHLESPGSKRRLNNLIQVSGLARHLVPIIPEPVSIEDLLRVHTQRHVDDIRTLSERGSGFAGPQAPIGLNSFDIALLSAGTTYAAMRAVLTGRVDNAYALARPPGHHAEPDQAMGNCLFSNIGVSVRRLQHEGLLGRAAVVDWDVHHGNGTETVFYSDPSVLTISVHQDNLYPTGRGALGDNGKGEGEGYNINIPLPAGSGTGAYEATFDRIVAPALRAYKPDLVIVASGFDASGFDPLGRMMLNSECFRRLAARMVALAAETSQGRLMMTHEGGYSEGYVPFCGHAVIETLANHRTEVVDPLSDHIDEWAGQELQPHQADVIDAAEGLLAGLRQRLASAA
- a CDS encoding LuxR C-terminal-related transcriptional regulator: MRTPPQPHASHRRWVRRDTILSTLKRHVDTRIVLFAAPAGFGKSTTMAQWAAEVGRLGRLTAWLSCEVTDNDEGAFLSHLVGALRHLVQNPAELDLAFQSSPIPQLDVVLAALVAGLAARDADITLFFDDYHAIEAPAVKRFTERLTRQASANVAFVIGSRSLPDLQLGKLRVLGDVFEIGPDDLRFASSEAEAFFNEKLGLSVSSGTVETLCSRTEGWAAGLQLASLSLGAAHAAETVIGNFTGANRNVADFLMGEVFLQLPPAIAKFLLHSSIFERFSAEACRAVMRAADAEAAITEIETRNLFLVPLDEERRWFRYHHLFRDFLSREMERREPEMIAPLHLAAAEWFGERRMLTEAIGHALAAGDQARAAVFVENNALELIAQCQLLYVRQLLALLPRKLIDQRIRLQLVVLWLAVHSSQPEIAGQTLANARKLVETGPTDGKDPGTLTGTTIEAELAVLAAAVHSTLEQFEQARDSALAALRVIAPDAWFMEGATANVIGYNLYALGDLEGARAAVDAARKAHERSGSLLGVTIANCYMAVIERSAGRLPAAERLLRNAIIEARARIGANSYAEALAGTLLAELAYETNASGEALTLVENLGPLIEGAAVIVYPLASVPTYARVLQLTGRTEAALDMLERVYERVRGTVYRRLASMIMHDRIRVLLDQNRNAEARALLTEHRSEEAEASLIITTANEFEFFAEGRLLTAEKSHANAARVFDALAERTKNSGRMRRHILALILRAKATSAGHDQREADRYLLDALRLAQPSGFIRSFIDEGRPVVEGLMRLRAAQAKTDPALSAYATRIIDAAQTMPVATRKRAAPAEKEQLTQRESELLRYLTEGMSNRDIALALSVSETTVKWHLKNIFGKLAVTNRVQAVRAAQGATGVPTPPKGGA